A single region of the Actinoplanes sp. SE50/110 genome encodes:
- a CDS encoding SDR family NAD(P)-dependent oxidoreductase, whose product MTNTALVTGGTGGLGAATVAAFLAAGWRVVAPARPGSSDRVPAGAVAVPADLTDPAGAAAAVAAATAEPGAPLTAVVNLVGGYAGSGLIADTPVDEFEAMFTANLRPTYLVTAAALPHLVAAGGGAVVSVSSRAAVAPFAGAAGYVVSKAAVLAFAETVAVEYRRQNVRSNTVLPSVIDTPANRAAMPDADHSRWVDPESIAATILFLASDASAPTSGARIPVYGQA is encoded by the coding sequence ATGACCAATACTGCTCTGGTGACCGGCGGCACCGGCGGGCTCGGCGCCGCCACCGTCGCAGCGTTCCTGGCGGCCGGGTGGCGCGTGGTGGCCCCGGCCCGGCCCGGCTCCAGCGACCGGGTGCCGGCCGGTGCCGTCGCCGTCCCGGCCGACCTGACCGACCCGGCGGGCGCGGCCGCCGCCGTGGCGGCGGCCACCGCCGAGCCGGGCGCCCCGCTGACCGCGGTGGTCAATCTGGTCGGTGGGTATGCGGGCAGCGGCCTGATCGCCGACACCCCGGTCGACGAGTTCGAGGCGATGTTCACCGCCAACCTGCGTCCCACCTATCTGGTCACCGCGGCCGCCCTGCCGCACCTGGTGGCGGCCGGCGGTGGCGCGGTGGTCAGCGTCTCGTCGCGGGCCGCGGTGGCGCCGTTCGCGGGCGCGGCCGGGTATGTCGTGTCCAAGGCCGCGGTGCTGGCCTTCGCCGAGACCGTCGCCGTCGAGTACCGCCGGCAGAACGTGCGCAGCAACACGGTGCTGCCCAGCGTGATCGACACGCCGGCGAATCGGGCCGCGATGCCGGACGCCGACCACAGCCGCTGGGTCGACCCGGAGTCGATTGCCGCGACCATCCTGTTCCTCGCCTCGGATGCCTCCGCACCGACCAGCGGCGCGCGCATCCCGGTCTACGGCCAGGCCTGA
- a CDS encoding RNA polymerase sigma factor RpoD/SigA: protein MDAGNARNRVSDGNEGTVGNVEKNTVMRTDQVAEERDLVGVYLHEISRTPLLDAAREVELSKAIEAGLYAEHLLEQGEERRGISREELERLVTEGSRAKDLFIRANLRLVVSIARRYVRSGMPMLDLIQEGNTGLVRAVEKFDYERGYKFSTYATWWVRQAISRAIAQQERTVRLPVHLVEDVNRMRNVTRQLVRELGGDPEPEQIAAALGVTVERVNELTRWAQDTVSLDTPVGDDGDTNLGDLVADSDAPSPEEIVLSALERQRIEGLLNHLDDRSAGIMRARYGLEDGREHSLTEVASRFSLSRERIRQLEIQALGRLRELARAEGLQAA from the coding sequence ATGGACGCAGGTAATGCCCGTAACAGGGTTAGTGACGGCAATGAGGGGACCGTGGGCAACGTGGAGAAGAACACCGTGATGCGTACCGACCAGGTTGCCGAGGAGCGCGACCTCGTCGGAGTCTACCTGCACGAGATCTCCCGGACGCCGCTGTTGGACGCCGCGCGGGAGGTCGAGCTCTCCAAGGCGATCGAGGCGGGCCTCTACGCCGAGCACCTGCTCGAGCAGGGCGAGGAGCGCCGCGGCATCAGCCGGGAGGAGCTCGAGCGCCTCGTCACCGAGGGCAGCCGGGCGAAGGACCTGTTCATTCGCGCCAACCTGCGACTGGTCGTCTCGATCGCCCGCCGCTACGTGCGCTCGGGCATGCCGATGCTCGACCTGATCCAGGAGGGCAACACCGGTCTGGTCCGCGCGGTCGAGAAGTTCGACTACGAGCGCGGCTACAAGTTCTCCACGTACGCGACGTGGTGGGTGCGTCAGGCGATCAGCCGGGCCATCGCCCAGCAGGAGCGGACCGTCCGCCTGCCGGTGCACCTGGTCGAGGACGTCAACCGGATGCGCAACGTGACCCGCCAGCTGGTCCGTGAGCTCGGCGGCGACCCGGAGCCGGAGCAGATCGCGGCGGCTCTCGGCGTCACCGTCGAGCGGGTCAACGAGCTCACCCGCTGGGCCCAGGACACCGTGTCCCTGGACACTCCGGTCGGCGACGACGGCGACACCAACCTGGGCGACCTGGTCGCCGACAGCGACGCGCCGTCGCCCGAGGAGATCGTGCTTAGCGCCCTGGAGCGGCAGCGGATCGAGGGGCTGCTCAACCACCTGGACGACCGGTCGGCAGGCATCATGCGGGCGCGGTACGGACTGGAGGACGGTCGGGAGCACTCGCTGACCGAGGTGGCGTCGCGCTTCTCGCTCAGCCGGGAGCGGATCCGGCAGCTGGAGATCCAGGCGCTCGGCCGGCTGCGTGAGCTGGCCCGGGCCGAGGGCCTGCAGGCCGCCTGA
- a CDS encoding NlpC/P60 family protein codes for MPLPRTRLRALVVALTALAITTSGATAAHAAPSKDELKKQIEAASNKLDDVTEAYNKTRIDLKATQTDAAKLTASLKPAEAAKNQAVTKVNAIAASSYMTGRVGPMTLILGGNQHDLLERLSYLDQLSKSNQAQIDNYTEVSRTYTSRQAELKATEQKQALQLKELDAQKAKYTKDLQKLTATQKELYGKPTQSSGSWTGPIPKGSGDAGVAVAFAYKQIGKPYGFGDEGPNSYDCSGLTKAAWAAAGHSLPHSASEQRYASGVTYIKAGTAGFVPKQGDLVFYRDGGHVALYVGSGMVIDAPHGGADVTRRTINIMPVQGYGRIS; via the coding sequence GTGCCACTCCCCCGTACCAGGCTCCGGGCGCTGGTGGTCGCGCTGACCGCGCTGGCGATCACCACGTCGGGCGCTACCGCCGCGCACGCGGCCCCGTCCAAGGACGAGCTGAAGAAGCAGATCGAGGCGGCTTCCAACAAGCTGGACGACGTCACCGAGGCGTACAACAAGACCCGCATCGACCTGAAGGCGACGCAGACCGACGCGGCCAAGCTCACCGCGTCCCTCAAGCCGGCCGAGGCGGCGAAGAACCAGGCCGTCACGAAGGTGAACGCGATCGCCGCGTCGTCGTACATGACCGGCCGGGTCGGCCCGATGACCCTGATCCTCGGCGGCAACCAGCATGACCTGCTGGAGCGGCTGAGCTACCTGGACCAGCTCAGCAAGTCCAACCAGGCGCAGATCGACAACTACACCGAGGTCAGCCGGACCTACACGTCTCGGCAGGCCGAGCTCAAGGCCACCGAGCAGAAGCAGGCGCTGCAGCTCAAGGAGCTGGACGCGCAGAAGGCCAAGTACACCAAGGATCTGCAGAAGCTGACCGCGACGCAGAAGGAACTGTACGGCAAGCCGACGCAGAGCTCCGGCTCGTGGACCGGCCCGATCCCGAAGGGCTCCGGTGACGCCGGGGTGGCGGTCGCCTTCGCGTACAAGCAGATCGGCAAGCCGTACGGTTTCGGGGACGAGGGTCCCAACTCGTACGACTGCTCGGGTCTGACCAAGGCCGCCTGGGCCGCGGCCGGGCACTCGCTGCCACACAGCGCGTCCGAGCAGCGATACGCCAGTGGTGTCACCTACATCAAGGCGGGCACCGCGGGGTTCGTCCCCAAGCAGGGTGACCTGGTGTTCTATCGCGACGGTGGCCACGTCGCGCTGTACGTCGGCAGCGGCATGGTCATCGACGCACCGCACGGTGGCGCCGACGTGACCCGCCGCACGATCAACATCATGCCCGTACAGGGATACGGCCGGATCTCGTAA
- a CDS encoding DUF3817 domain-containing protein, translated as MRGALTRYRIIAWIVGVFLVVLVLVGMPLKYFGDNDTVVAVIGPLHGFLYMIYLLFSFDLSRRARWPFGRMILVMLAGTIPFFSFWAERQVTRHWMTEVAWEPAVK; from the coding sequence GTGCGCGGCGCGCTCACCCGTTACCGGATCATTGCCTGGATCGTCGGCGTGTTCCTGGTCGTTCTCGTACTGGTCGGCATGCCGCTGAAGTACTTCGGCGACAACGACACGGTGGTCGCGGTGATCGGCCCGCTGCACGGTTTCCTCTACATGATCTATCTGCTGTTCAGTTTCGACCTGTCCCGCCGGGCCCGGTGGCCCTTCGGCCGGATGATCCTGGTGATGCTGGCCGGCACCATCCCGTTCTTCTCGTTCTGGGCGGAGCGTCAGGTGACCCGGCACTGGATGACTGAAGTAGCGTGGGAACCGGCCGTCAAATAA